The Penicillium oxalicum strain HP7-1 chromosome IV, whole genome shotgun sequence genome contains a region encoding:
- a CDS encoding Efflux pump bik6: protein MSGHSQLPASARHERAQHDDQSTTSTDDIESQHSAYQATDDEQGRAVVPLEKQSTAASGLSVFEQRAQSIVSRIRSREPGQTARFTHPLSHTKTSPDVIVDFEGPDDPYRPLNWGFGKKAVTTVLYGLTTMGATWASSVYSTGQKQISQEFGVSLEVSTLGTSLLLFGLGLAAIMSFGTATAKDLQTIMLTRFFTGFFGSAPVTNTGGVLSDIWTPEQRGAAIVGYAMAVVGGPVLGPIVGGAIVQSYLHWRWTEYITGIMMMFFLLLDLIFIDESYPPVLLVYKARRLRFETGNWALHARHEEWDVTLRELGNKYLVRPFQLLATPICFLVALYASFVYGILYLSLAAFPIVFQEIRGWNQVVGALPFLAYLVGILIGAVINLSNQRFYLKRFKANNNRPVPEARLPPMMIGSVMFAAGLFVFGWTSPKHIHWIGPIIGAVMMGFGFFTIFQAALNYLIDTFQKTSASAIAANTFLRSVFAGCFPLFTSAMFHNLGVPWAASILGFVSIALIPIPYLFYVFGRRIRARGKWSRASL from the exons ATGAGCGGTCACTCTCAATTGCCCGCCTCGGCCCGCCACGAGCGTGCCCAGCATGACGACCAGTCGACAACATCGACGGATGACATTGAATCTCAGCATTCAGCATATCAGGCGACCGACGATGAGCAAGGGCGAGCGGTCGTGCCGCTCGAAAAGCAGAGCACCGCCGCATCGGGTCTGTCGGTCTTTGAGCAGCGCGCGCAATCGATTGTATCGCGCATTCGCAGTCGCGAGCCCGGCCAGACAGCAAGATTCACCCATCCACTTTCGCATACAAAAACGAGCCCGGATGTGATCGTCGACTTTGAAGGGCCAGATGATCCTTATCGACCGTTGAATTGGGGATTTGGAAAAAAGGCAGTGACCACCGTGCTATACGGATTGACGACAATGG GCGCAACATGGGCAAGCTCTGT GTATTCGACCGGTCAAAAACAGATTAGCCAGGAATTCGGCGTTTCTCTGGAGGTCTCCACACTAGGGACATCGCTCCTTCTGTTCGGCTTGGGCCTGG CCGCAATCATGTCCTTTGGCACAGCCACTGCCAAAGATCTGCAAACCATCATGTTAACGCGATTCTTCACGGGCTTTTTCGGCTCTGCACCGGTAACAAATACCGGCGGTGTCTTGAGTGATATCTGGACGCCTGAGCAGCGAGGTGCTGCCATTGTCGGATATGCCATGGCAGTCGTTGGTGGACCCGTTCTCGGTCCCATCGTTGGTGGCGCTATTGTCCAGAGTTACCTCCATTGGCGATGGACAGAATAT ATCACCGGCATTATGATGATGTTTTTCCTGCTTCTGGATCTCATCTTTATTGACGAGAGCTATCCACCCGTGCTCCTGGTCTACAAGGCTCGACGGCTTCGATTCGAAACCGGAAACTGGGCTCTGCACGCCCGGCATGAAGAATGGGACGTGACACTCAGAGAACTGGGAAATAAGTATCTCGTACGACCCTTCCAACTACTTGCCACACCGATCTGCTTCTTGGTTGCATTATACGCCTCTTTCGTCTACGGCATTCTCTACCTCAGTCTGGCCGCGTTTCCCATTGTCTTTCAAGAAATTCGTGGATGGAATCAAGTCGTCGGCGCCTTGCCTTTCCTGGCTTATCTGGTGGGTATCCTGATCGGCGCCGTGATCAACTTGTCCAACCAGCGCTTCTACCTCAAACGCTTCAAGGCGAACAACAACCGGCCCGTCCCCGAAGCAAGACTGCCCCCGATGATGATCGGCTCGGTGATGTTCGCAGCAGGCTTGTTTGTATTCGGCTGGACAAGCCCCAAACACATTCATTGGATTGGACCCATCATCGGCGCTGTCATGATGGGCTTTGGATTCTTCACCATTTTCCAGGCAGCGCTGAACTATCTCATCGACACCTTTCAAAAGACCTCCGCCAGCGCCATTGCCGCAAACACCTTTTTACGATCCGTCTTTGCCGGTTGTTTCCCACTTTTCACGAGCGCCATGTTTCACAATCTGGGCGTGCCGTGGGCAGCGAGTATACTGGGTTTTGTGTCTATAGCCTTGATTCCTATTCCTTATCTTTTCTACGTCTTCGGGAGACGTATTCGCGCACGTGGGAAATGGTCAAGGGCGTCATTATAA
- a CDS encoding Inclusion body clearance protein iml2 — translation MLRVGSWLYGKKAASASTQSLDSLVELKDSATFILNDDVDSAEAGLAQGTSTYHTLGKGMVAFVRATLGFEQEFMRQASERLSEAESSAANDHHRAQHRAQAPNAYRSEIYAAGSEYALCQAIAQLMGAVVGVLNESLTESIKGFYRMRKAYIALDAILKMEATFMEKKDPKRVLLKSSSDLSKISLASADIKSAHSASEVPSKPASTSAESPIIDEALSPGISGLKIGTDPDISSGPFTSGTSTPGASKIINHDPDSDIFQNEIDVFVHSGANFCFGILLLLISMVPPAFSKLLSIIGFHGDKQRGLQMLWQASKFHNIIGAMAALALLGYYNGFVRYCDIMPDPTPGEDLEIYPREKLTELLTEMRSRFPNSRLWLLEESRMKGANKNLDGALELLCTGTSSPLKQVEALCVFEKSLNALFLHNYDVCSAAFIECVDLNSWSRSLYYYIAGSCHVAQYRQLHTSDPKKAEEHAAKAREYIRKAPPLAGKKRFMARQLPFDVFVTRKIAKWEARAKEWKVDLIDAIGVDPVEEMIFFWNGHSRMTPSQLEESLVRLAWCESNENKTWPREGKEDKAILDLLRAAVLRSLHKYDEAKEVLRTKILPHEKSIFKGPLKDDWVLPAAHFEMAANVWMERPTYQSLHQVSDKPADLPAERKLVSTCKEHLDHAARWESYELDARIGLKVTAAIEAVQQWETLHPAQ, via the exons ATGTTGCGTGTGGGGTCGTGGCTGTACGGGAAGAAGGCCGCGAGCGCCTCAACCCAATCTCTGGACTCGCTGGTCGAGCTGAAAGACT CGGCGACATTCATTTTGAATGACGATGTCGACAGTGCCGAAGCTGGTCTCGCTCAGGGTACCTCGACCTACCATACG CTCGGGAAGGGTATGGTGGCTTTTGTTCGAGCCACATTGGGCTTTGAACAAGAGTTCATGCGCCAAG CGTCCGAGCGACTGAGCGAAGCCGAGTCATCAGCAGCCAACGATCACCATCGTGCACAGCATCGCGCCCAGGCTCCGAATGCCTATCGCTCCGAGATTTACGCCGCCGGCAGCGAATATGCACTTTGCCAGGCGATTGCCCAGCTGATGGGCGCGGTCGTCGGTGTTCTCAATGAGAGCCTGACTGAAAGCATCAAGGGCTTCTACCGCATGCGAAAGGCTTACATTGCACTGGATGCAatcttgaagatggaagcGACCTTtatggagaagaaagaccCCAAGCGGGTTCTTTTGAAGAGCTCAAGTGATCTGTCCAAGATCAGCCTGGCCAGCGCCGACATCAAATCAGCACATTCGGCCAGTGAAGTTCCCAGCAAACCAGCTTCCACCTCCGCCGAGTCGCCGATAATTGACGAGGCCCTCTCACCTGGGATTTCTGGATTAAAAATAGGGACTGATCCAGACATCAGCTCGGGGCCCTTCACATCGGGCACTTCCACGCCCGGTGCGTCCAAAATCATCAACCATGATCCCGACTCGGATATCTTTCAGAACGAGATTGACGTCTTTGTGCATTCCGGTGCAAACTTTTGCTTCGGCATCCTTCTTCTGCTCATCTCGATGGTCCCTCCCGCCTTCAGCAAACTGCTGTCCATCATTGGTTTCCATGGTGACAAGCAGCGAGGACTTCAGATGCTGTGGCAGGCAAGCAAATTCCACAATATCATCGGAGCCATGGCAGCGTTGGCATTGCTCGGCTACTACAACGGGTTCGTGCGATATTGCGATATCATGCCAGATCCGACGCCAGGTGAGGACCTGGAGATCTATCCACGGGAGAAGCTGACGGAGCTCCTCACGGAAATGCGGTCTCGGTTCCCGAACAGTCGGCTCTGGCTTCTCGAGGAGTCGCGGATGAAAGGTGCGAACAAGAACTTGGATGGCGCTCTGGAACTGCTATGCACTGGCACCAGCAGTCCACTGAAGCAAGTTGAGGCGCTCTGTGTGTTTGAGAAGAGTCTGAACGCTCTCTTCCTGCATAATTACGATGTGTGCTCGGCAGCTTTCATCGAG TGCGTTGATCTCAATTCTTGGTCCCGTTCCTTATATTACTACATTGCTGGATCATGTCACGTTGCGCAGTATCGCCAACTGCACACTAGCGATCccaaaaaggccgaggaacACGCCGCTAAAGCGAGGGAGTACATCCGCAAAGCCCCGCCACTGGCTGGCAAAAAGCGCTTTATGGCTCGGCAACTTCCGTTTGACGTCTTCGTCACACGCAAGATTGCCAAATGGGAGGCTCGCGCCAAGGAGTGGAAAGTTGATCTCATCGACGCTATTGGCGTCGATCCGGTTGAGGAAATGATCTTTTTCTGGAACGGCCATAGTCGCATGACACCTAGCCAGCTGGAGGAATCTCTTGTCCGGTTGGCGTGGTGTGAAAGCAACGAGAATAAGACTTGGCCTCGCGAGGGCAAAGAAGACAAGGCTATCCTGGATCTCCTTCGAGCCGCCGTCCTGCGGTCGCTGCACAAATacgacgaggccaaggaaGTTCTTCGCACCAAAATTCTCCCGCACGAGAAATCGATCTTCAAGGGTCCACTGAAGGATGACTGGGTCTTGCCGGCTGCGCACTTTGAGATGGCTGCCAATGTCTGGATGGAGCGACCGACCTATCAATCTCTGCATCAGGTCTCGGACAAGCCTGCGGACTTGCCAGCAGAGCGCAAACTAGTGTCTACTTGTAAGGAGCACCTCGACCACGCAGCTCGGTGGGAAAGCTATGAACTAGACGCACGTATCGGTCTCAAGGTCACTGCTGCCATCGAGGCTGTTCAGCAGTGGGAGACTCTGCATCCCGCCCAGTAA
- a CDS encoding putative 26S proteasome complex subunit sem-1 yields the protein MSNSSHAQTNTEVSEQPQQQQKPQVLEEDDEFEDFPVEDWPQEEAEQNAGSAANGGNEHLWEESWDDDDAAEDFSKQLRYVVLSPGPPNITLRCEAFLYSVAPETVDPSEELKKVEGSH from the exons ATGTCCAATTCCAGTCATGCCCAGACCAACACCGAGGTCTCCGAGCAGCCCCAACAACAGCAGAAGCCTCAAGtgctcgaggaggatgacgaatttgaagattttccCGTGGAGG ATTGGCCTCAGGAAGAAGCTGAGCAGAACGCCGGGTCAGCAGCCAACGGGGGTAATGAGCATCTCTGGGAGGAAAGCTgggatgacgacgatgctGCAGAGGATTTCTCAAAGCAGCTGAGGTATGTGGTTTTGTCACCCGGACCGCCAAACATTACACTGCGATGCGAGGCGTTTTTGTATTCCGTAGCGCCGGAGACCGTCGACCCATC GGAGGAGCTCAAGAAAGTTGAGGGCTCGCACTAG
- a CDS encoding Phosphoglycerate kinase: MSLSNKLNITDVDLKDKRVLIRVDFNVPLDADKNITNNQRIVGALPTIKYAIDNGAKAVILMSHLGRPDGKANPKYSLKPVVAELSKLLGGKDVIFTEDCVGPQVEETVNKATGGQVVLLENLRFHAEEEGSSKDADGNKVKADKEKVAEFRKGLTALGDIYINDAFGTAHRAHSSMVGVDLPQKAAGFLVKKELEYFAKALENPQRPFLAILGGAKVSDKIQLIDNLLPKVNSLIITGGMAFTFKKTLENVKIGNSLFDEAGSKIVAEIVEKAKKNNVEIVLPVDYVTADKFAADAKVGAATDAEGIADGFMGLDVGPKSVEKYQEVIGKAKTILWNGPPGVFEMKPFANGTEKTLDAAVKAAQSGSIVIIGGGDTATVAAKYGVEDKLSHVSTGGGASLELLEGKELPGVAALSSK; encoded by the exons ATGTCTCTCTCTAACAAGCTCAACATCACCGATGTCGACCTCAAGGACAAGCGTGTCCTGATTCGA GTCGACTTCAACGTCCCCCTGGATGCCGACAAGAACATCACCAACAACCAGCGAATCGTCGGTGCTCTTCCCACCATCAAGTATGCCATTGACAACGGCGCCAAGGCCGTCATTCTGATGTCCCACCTGGGTCGTCCTGATGGCAAGGCCAACCCCAAGTACAGCCTGAAGCCCGTTGTTGCCGAGCTCTCCAAGCTCCTGGGTGGCAAGGATGTCATCTTCACCGAGGACTGCGTTGGCCCTCAGGTCGAGGAGACTGTTAACAAGGCCACTGGCGGCCAGGTCGTTCTGCTGGAGAACCTGCGCTTCCACGCCGAAGAAGAGGGCTCCTCTAAGGACGCCGACGGCAACAAGGTCAAGGCCGACAAGGAGAAGGTTGCTGAGTTCCGCAAGGGCTTGACTGCTCTCGGTGATATCTACATTA ACGATGCTTTCGGTACTGCCCACCGTGCCCACAGCTCCATGGTTGGTGTCGACCTTCCCCAGAAGGCCGCCGGTTTCCTCGTCAAGAAGGAGCTCGAGTACTTCGCCAAGGCCCTTGAGAACCCTCAGCGCCCCTTCCTCGCCATTCTCGGCGGTGCCAAGGTTTCCGACAAGATTCAGCTGATCGACAACCTGCTCCCCAAGGTCAACAGCCTGATCATCACCGGAGGCATGGCCTTCACCTTCAAGAAGACCCTCGAGAACGTCAAGATCGGCAACTCCCTCTTCGACGAGGCTGGCAGCAAGATTGTTGCTGAGATTGtcgagaaggccaagaagaacaacgTCGAGATTGTCCTGCCTGTCGACTACGTGACTGCCGACAAGTTCGCCGCCGATGCCAAGGTTGGTGCTGCCACTGACGCCGAGGGTATTGCTGATGGCTTCATGGGTCTTGATGTCGGTCCCAAGTCCGTTGAGAAGTACCAGGAGGTCATCGGCAAGGCCAAGACCATCCTGTGGAACGGCCCCCCTGGTGTCTTCGAGATGAAGCCCTTCGCCAACGGTACTGAGAAGACCCTCGATGCTGCTGTCAAGGCTGCCCAGTCTGGCTCTATTGTCATCATCGGCGGCGGTGACACTGCTACCGTTGCTGCCAAGTACGGTGTCGAGGACAAGCTCTCCCACGTCTCCACCGGTGGCGGCGCCtcccttgagcttcttgagggTAAGGAGCTTCCAGGTGTTGCTGCTCTGTCCAGTAAGTAA